A stretch of the Acidobacteriota bacterium genome encodes the following:
- the thiC gene encoding phosphomethylpyrimidine synthase ThiC codes for MSDTKINGKVNFPKSQRVYVQGSRDDISVPFREIALNPTRSLNGAIEENAPVRVYDSTGAWGDPKINCSSTDGLAALRRNWIIERGDVEEYVGRAIQPQDDGYLTEGAKEYAKQNDRFESFPGLRRLPLRAKSGQAVSQIAYARRGIITPEMEFIAIRENLGRQAAFAAAKTGDRSSLYFQHAGESFGASVPRFVTPEFVCDEVARGRAIIPANINHPESEPMIIGRNFLVKINSNIGNSAVASSIEEEVEKMRWSIKWGADTVMDLSTGKNIHETREWIIRNSPVPIGTVPIYQALEKVDGKAEELTWETYRDTLIEQAEQGVDYFTIHAGVLLRYIPLTAKRTTGIVSRGGSIMAKWCLAHHQESFLYTHFREICEIMRAYDVSFSLGDGLRPGSIADANDEAQFAELDTLGELTKIAWDMDCQVMIEGPGHVPLHLIKENVDRQLAVCHEAPFYTLGPLVTDIAPGYDHITSAIGAAMIGWFGTAMLCYVTPKEHLGLPNKDDVRDGVIAYKIAAHAADLAKGHPGAQYQDNALSKARFEFRWEDQFNLALDPELAMEYHDETLPQEGAKVAHFCSMCGPHFCSMKITQEVRDYAAHKELDEQTAIEAGLQEKSQQFVQLGSEIYTKA; via the coding sequence ATGAGCGACACAAAAATCAATGGCAAAGTGAATTTTCCGAAATCGCAAAGAGTTTATGTGCAGGGTTCACGCGACGACATCAGCGTGCCGTTTCGCGAAATCGCTTTGAATCCGACGCGCAGCCTGAACGGTGCGATTGAAGAGAACGCCCCGGTGCGGGTTTACGATTCCACAGGCGCGTGGGGCGACCCGAAGATTAACTGTTCATCAACCGATGGGCTGGCGGCACTCAGACGCAACTGGATTATCGAACGCGGCGATGTTGAAGAATATGTCGGTCGCGCCATTCAACCGCAAGATGATGGCTACCTCACGGAAGGCGCAAAAGAATACGCCAAACAGAATGACCGCTTTGAATCATTTCCGGGACTTCGCCGTCTGCCGCTGCGCGCCAAATCAGGTCAGGCGGTGTCGCAAATCGCTTATGCCAGACGCGGCATCATTACCCCGGAAATGGAATTCATCGCGATTCGGGAAAACCTCGGCAGGCAAGCCGCTTTTGCAGCCGCTAAAACCGGCGACCGCAGTTCGCTCTATTTTCAACACGCGGGCGAATCGTTCGGCGCAAGCGTTCCGCGTTTTGTGACGCCGGAATTCGTATGCGATGAAGTGGCTCGCGGTCGCGCCATCATTCCCGCCAACATCAATCACCCGGAATCGGAACCGATGATTATCGGCAGAAATTTTCTGGTGAAGATTAACTCGAACATCGGCAATTCGGCAGTCGCTTCGTCGATTGAAGAAGAGGTCGAAAAGATGCGTTGGTCAATCAAATGGGGCGCAGATACGGTGATGGATTTATCGACGGGCAAAAACATTCACGAAACCCGCGAATGGATTATCCGCAATTCGCCGGTGCCGATTGGCACAGTGCCGATTTATCAAGCGTTGGAAAAGGTAGACGGCAAAGCCGAAGAACTCACCTGGGAAACCTATCGCGACACCTTGATTGAACAAGCCGAACAGGGTGTTGATTATTTCACGATTCACGCGGGCGTGTTGCTGCGCTACATTCCACTCACCGCCAAACGCACGACCGGGATTGTGTCGCGTGGCGGTTCGATTATGGCGAAGTGGTGCTTAGCGCATCACCAGGAGAGTTTTCTGTATACGCATTTTCGCGAGATTTGCGAAATCATGCGCGCTTATGATGTGTCGTTCAGTTTGGGCGATGGCCTCAGACCCGGCTCGATTGCCGATGCCAACGACGAAGCGCAATTTGCCGAACTTGACACCCTCGGCGAACTCACGAAAATTGCCTGGGATATGGATTGTCAGGTGATGATTGAAGGACCGGGGCATGTGCCCTTGCATTTGATTAAAGAGAATGTTGACCGGCAACTGGCGGTCTGTCACGAAGCGCCGTTTTATACCCTGGGTCCACTCGTCACCGACATCGCGCCGGGTTACGACCACATTACCTCAGCGATTGGCGCAGCAATGATTGGCTGGTTTGGCACAGCGATGCTCTGTTATGTGACGCCCAAAGAGCATCTGGGACTGCCGAATAAAGACGATGTGCGCGATGGGGTGATTGCTTATAAAATTGCCGCGCATGCTGCCGATTTAGCCAAGGGACATCCGGGAGCGCAATATCAGGACAACGCTTTATCGAAAGCGCGTTTTGAATTCCGCTGGGAAGACCAGTTTAATTTAGCTCTTGACCCGGAACTGGCAATGGAATATCACGACGAGACCTTGCCGCAGGAAGGCGCAAAAGTGGCGCACTTCTGTTCCATGTGTGGCCCGCATTTCTGTTCCATGAAGATTACTCAGGAAGTGCGCGATTACGCCGCGCATAAAGAGCTAGATGAGCAGACGGCTATCGAAGCGGGCTTGCAAGAGAAGTCGCAGCAGTTTGTCCAACTCGGCTCAGAGATTTACACCAAAGCTTGA
- a CDS encoding Uma2 family endonuclease, producing MSSKVEATIENLYKVRDNGKAEIVNGELVYMSPTGFLPNYAAGEIFASLRDYARKTKRGYALTDNIGFIVNLPNRQSISPDASFYTGRPTGGKFPEGAPIFAVEVRSENDYGAKAEQQIIEKLADYFAAGTQVVWDVDVLRGELISVYRFDMPHQATVFRRGERANAEPALPGWTMAVDDLFL from the coding sequence ATGAGCAGCAAAGTCGAGGCGACAATCGAAAATTTGTACAAGGTTCGGGATAACGGCAAAGCTGAAATCGTCAATGGAGAGTTAGTCTATATGAGTCCCACAGGATTTCTGCCAAACTACGCAGCCGGTGAAATCTTTGCCAGCCTCAGAGATTATGCGCGAAAAACCAAACGCGGCTATGCTTTAACCGATAACATCGGCTTTATCGTCAATTTGCCCAATCGCCAATCCATCAGCCCCGACGCTTCGTTTTATACAGGTCGCCCAACAGGCGGTAAATTCCCCGAAGGCGCGCCGATTTTTGCTGTTGAAGTCAGAAGCGAAAATGATTATGGCGCGAAAGCCGAACAACAGATTATCGAAAAGCTTGCCGATTACTTTGCGGCAGGGACACAGGTCGTCTGGGATGTTGATGTGCTCAGAGGCGAGTTGATCAGCGTTTATCGTTTCGATATGCCCCATCAGGCAACGGTTTTTCGGCGCGGCGAAAGGGCGAATGCTGAACCGGCTCTGCCCGGTTGGACAATGGCGGTTGATGATTTGTTTTTATAA
- a CDS encoding AAA family ATPase, giving the protein MTNGEILRQLFRGFAQRDDSAFRTAAEKLIKEEREKNHRLLADDLERILLNGNGTHIEKKNAINPYEVPKDRERGFPLLDIAEYAFDWERIVLAEKSLNILKRIAKEHHHKDLLASGGVRPTQKVLFFGPPGCGKTLAAQVLSAILYFPLVTVRFDAVVSSYLGETAANLRRVFDFVRRGQWVVLFDEFDAIGKDRDNLFEHGELKRVVNTLLQLMDAFRGESLLIAATNHEGLLDKAVWRRFESVVQFSLPSLQDRILMLRQFLRGFDYSNLNLEAIAKQMRDATGADIERLCLESVRLALLESRNQIYQKDAQAALSSFRERMTISRQLSQIADNCNKQANRNNKKNS; this is encoded by the coding sequence ATGACAAATGGAGAAATATTACGCCAACTTTTTCGAGGATTTGCACAGCGTGATGATTCTGCGTTTCGTACTGCTGCCGAAAAACTGATTAAAGAAGAAAGAGAAAAAAACCATCGTTTGTTAGCAGACGATTTAGAAAGAATTCTACTCAATGGAAATGGTACTCACATTGAAAAAAAGAATGCCATAAATCCATACGAAGTTCCCAAAGATCGAGAACGTGGCTTTCCACTCCTTGATATTGCAGAATATGCCTTTGATTGGGAGCGTATTGTCCTCGCAGAAAAATCTCTCAACATTCTCAAGCGAATTGCCAAAGAGCATCATCATAAAGATTTATTAGCAAGTGGAGGGGTTAGACCTACTCAAAAAGTACTCTTTTTTGGGCCACCTGGGTGCGGAAAAACACTTGCGGCTCAGGTGCTTTCAGCAATCTTATACTTTCCCTTAGTAACAGTAAGATTTGATGCAGTAGTATCTTCATATCTAGGAGAAACTGCCGCAAATCTTAGAAGGGTTTTTGATTTCGTTCGACGTGGACAATGGGTAGTTCTTTTTGATGAGTTCGATGCCATTGGCAAAGATCGCGATAATCTTTTTGAGCATGGTGAACTGAAGCGTGTAGTAAACACACTTCTTCAGTTAATGGATGCTTTTCGCGGCGAAAGCTTACTTATTGCAGCTACCAATCATGAAGGGTTGCTAGATAAGGCTGTTTGGCGTAGATTTGAATCCGTTGTTCAGTTTTCTTTACCATCTTTGCAAGATCGAATTTTGATGTTGCGTCAATTTCTTAGAGGTTTTGATTATTCAAACTTAAACCTTGAAGCGATTGCCAAACAAATGAGAGACGCAACTGGTGCAGATATTGAACGACTATGTCTCGAGTCTGTACGATTAGCATTATTAGAAAGTCGCAACCAAATTTATCAGAAAGATGCACAAGCTGCTCTGAGTTCATTTCGGGAACGTATGACTATTTCCCGACAGCTTTCGCAAATCGCAGACAACTGTAATAAACAGGCTAACAGAAATAATAAAAAAAACAGTTGA